A part of Aquibium oceanicum genomic DNA contains:
- a CDS encoding MoaD/ThiS family protein — MRIDEDTGAAPRGTGGSVTVKLSGALCDLFPGSRRVVTLSAATVSDMIDELDRLWPGMADRIRDTRPAIRKHMNVFVDGERAGLGTPLAVGAEVYVLTAISGG; from the coding sequence ATGCGGATCGACGAGGACACCGGCGCGGCACCGCGCGGCACGGGCGGGAGCGTCACGGTCAAGCTGTCCGGGGCGCTGTGCGACCTGTTTCCCGGATCGCGGCGGGTGGTGACGCTGTCGGCCGCGACCGTTTCGGACATGATCGACGAACTCGACCGGCTCTGGCCCGGCATGGCCGACCGCATCCGCGACACGCGCCCGGCGATCCGCAAGCACATGAACGTGTTCGTGGATGGCGAGCGGGCGGGGCTTGGGACGCCGCTGGCGGTGGGCGCGGAGGTTTATGTGCTGACGGCGATCAGCGGGGGGTGA
- a CDS encoding sarcosine oxidase subunit delta — MLIPCPYCGPRDVSEFTYQGDANRPRPDPLSTDRQAWDGYVYDRLNTAGDHREYWQHSGGCRAHLVVVRSTLTHAIVSAGFARDEAAAKPKKTRRKAGAKP; from the coding sequence ATGCTGATCCCCTGCCCCTATTGCGGCCCGCGCGACGTGTCGGAATTCACCTACCAGGGCGACGCCAACCGCCCGCGTCCCGATCCGCTCTCGACGGACCGCCAGGCCTGGGACGGCTACGTCTACGACCGGCTCAACACGGCCGGCGACCACCGCGAATACTGGCAGCATTCCGGCGGCTGCCGCGCCCATCTGGTGGTAGTGCGCTCCACCCTCACCCACGCGATTGTCTCCGCCGGCTTCGCCCGCGACGAGGCGGCGGCGAAACCGAAGAAGACCCGCCGCAAGGCCGGAGCAAAGCCATGA
- a CDS encoding LysR family transcriptional regulator, with the protein MEFRQNFRALQAFEAVSRHGSVSRAAEELGVSQSAVSHQLRLLGDLVGERLLRKEGRGIALTEAGASLAGKLQEAFAAIERSVGDTIGRRNETVRLAVCSSFGPGWLVPRLSQFYAANPLLDLHLHMYASDPELTDAVADAFVTTLPTEKGFYSLLLWPERLVPVVASATLSDGAPRLITTDLTRGRIGHDWHRHSELAGRPTVKPPGGRWLFASHYVTALEMVRAGLGAALVPDFLVARDVEVGSLSLLDDTAIPTSEDYYLCIKESRREEPALETLVRWFRGQISARSSLSENAAWMSK; encoded by the coding sequence ATGGAGTTCAGGCAGAATTTTCGGGCCCTGCAGGCTTTCGAGGCCGTCTCTCGACATGGTTCCGTCTCGCGAGCCGCGGAAGAACTCGGTGTGTCACAGAGCGCGGTCAGTCATCAGCTACGGCTTCTCGGAGACCTGGTGGGAGAGAGGCTGCTCCGCAAGGAAGGGCGCGGGATCGCGCTCACCGAGGCGGGCGCAAGCCTGGCCGGGAAGTTGCAGGAGGCTTTCGCGGCGATCGAGCGATCGGTCGGAGACACGATCGGCAGACGCAACGAAACGGTTCGGCTGGCCGTGTGCAGCAGTTTCGGGCCGGGATGGCTGGTTCCCCGTCTGTCCCAGTTCTATGCCGCCAACCCGTTGCTCGACCTTCATCTCCATATGTACGCCAGCGATCCCGAACTGACTGACGCGGTCGCGGATGCATTCGTCACCACCCTGCCGACGGAAAAGGGATTCTACTCGCTGCTGCTATGGCCCGAAAGGCTGGTCCCGGTCGTCGCCTCGGCGACACTTTCCGACGGAGCGCCGCGTTTGATCACCACGGATCTCACGCGAGGCCGCATCGGACACGACTGGCATCGGCACTCCGAGCTCGCCGGTCGTCCCACTGTCAAACCGCCCGGCGGGCGCTGGCTGTTTGCTTCCCATTACGTTACTGCGCTGGAGATGGTGCGCGCGGGGCTCGGCGCCGCCCTGGTCCCGGATTTCCTGGTAGCACGGGACGTCGAGGTCGGCTCGCTTTCGCTGCTCGACGACACCGCCATCCCGACAAGCGAGGACTACTATCTCTGCATCAAGGAAAGCCGGCGGGAGGAGCCCGCCCTCGAAACGCTCGTCCGCTGGTTCCGAGGCCAGATATCGGCACGCTCCAGCCTCAGCGAAAACGCAGCCTGGATGTCGAAGTAG
- a CDS encoding sarcosine oxidase subunit alpha family protein, whose protein sequence is MSGSRAATGGRIDRTCPISFRFDGKTFHGYAGDTLASALLANGVSTLGRSFKYHRPRGLLAAGVDEPNALVTILRGDVREPNVPATQIEIFDGLTVESQNRFPSLDLDVGAVNQIAGKLLSAGFYYKTFMGPVAGPLTGTRFWMFCERFIRRAAGLGRAGTAADTARYEKMNAFCDVLVVGGGPAGLMAARAAAENGGRVILADLEPEFGGALKWSSETIDGEPARAFIDRSVSALEDAPNVRLLPRTAVWGYYDGNTLAALERVGDHKPDAPKGEPRHRHWVIRAGRVVLATGAFERPMVFPGNDRPGIMLADAAARYAVEYGALPGRKIVVFANNDGAYASAVALRQAGADIVAMIDVRRSVSDHARRLATRAGGELLLGHAVVDTTGGSSFAGAKVQPFDESAGTLFGAARTIPGDCLAVSGGWSPAIHLASQAGAQARWDDRLQAFLPPEPGSSWTGTGAFLGRFGTAEALADGIEAGGGSVDLPTVDDDAPDLAPAPVFEIRPAGGKGSKAFVDFQHDVTAEDVRLAHREGFVSVEHLKRYTTLGMATDQGRTSNVPGLAIMAGARGMAIPDVGTTRFRPPFSPVSIGALAAERFGDLKPHRLTPMHDWHLEEGATMQAAGLWHRPMIYGHPGETVEQAYVREAKAVRENVGIVDVSTLGKIMVQGPDAGAFLDRVYTNMFSTLPVGKARYGLMLREDGFAFDDGTTWRLAETDFLMTTTTANAGKVMQHLEYLLDVAWPDLKVILTSVTDQWAGAAIAGPDARKVLQACVNGTDVDDAALPFMGTVHGEIDGVPVMICRLSFSGELAYEVYCGAGHGQQVWDTLLEAGKPFAMVPYGLEALGTLRIEKGHVTGAEIDGRTTARDLHLGWMLSKKKPFVGSAMMDREGLVADDRLQLVGLIALDNRPLKGGAHLVAHADRALRDSIGHVTSVCFSPALGKYIALALVKGGKSRHGTRAFISDPIRRRYGAVEIVSHHFFDPDGSRMHG, encoded by the coding sequence ATGAGCGGCAGCCGCGCGGCGACCGGCGGCCGCATCGACCGGACCTGCCCCATCTCCTTCCGCTTCGACGGCAAGACCTTTCACGGCTATGCCGGCGACACGCTCGCCTCCGCGCTTCTGGCCAACGGCGTCTCCACCCTCGGCCGCTCCTTCAAGTACCACCGCCCGCGCGGCCTGCTGGCGGCCGGCGTCGACGAGCCCAACGCGCTGGTCACGATCCTGCGCGGCGACGTGCGCGAGCCCAACGTGCCCGCCACCCAGATCGAGATATTCGACGGCCTGACGGTCGAGAGCCAGAACCGCTTCCCCTCGCTCGATCTCGACGTCGGCGCGGTGAACCAGATCGCCGGCAAGCTGCTGTCGGCGGGCTTCTACTACAAGACCTTCATGGGTCCTGTTGCCGGGCCCTTGACGGGCACCCGCTTCTGGATGTTCTGCGAGCGCTTCATCCGCCGCGCCGCCGGCCTCGGCCGCGCCGGCACGGCCGCCGACACCGCCCGCTACGAGAAGATGAACGCCTTCTGCGACGTGCTGGTGGTCGGCGGCGGCCCCGCCGGCCTGATGGCGGCCAGGGCTGCGGCGGAAAATGGCGGTCGCGTCATCCTCGCCGACCTCGAACCCGAATTCGGCGGCGCGCTGAAATGGTCGTCGGAAACGATCGACGGCGAACCCGCCCGCGCCTTCATCGACCGCTCCGTGAGCGCGTTGGAAGACGCGCCAAACGTCCGCCTGCTGCCACGCACCGCCGTGTGGGGCTACTACGACGGCAACACCCTCGCCGCGCTGGAACGCGTCGGCGATCACAAGCCAGATGCCCCGAAGGGCGAGCCGCGCCACCGGCACTGGGTCATCCGTGCCGGCCGCGTCGTTCTCGCCACCGGCGCCTTCGAGCGGCCGATGGTGTTCCCCGGCAACGACCGCCCCGGAATCATGCTGGCCGACGCCGCCGCCCGTTACGCCGTCGAATACGGCGCGCTTCCGGGCCGCAAGATCGTCGTCTTCGCCAACAATGACGGCGCCTACGCCTCGGCGGTGGCCCTGCGCCAGGCTGGTGCCGACATCGTGGCGATGATCGACGTGCGCAGGTCCGTCTCGGACCACGCGCGCAGGCTGGCGACCCGCGCCGGCGGCGAACTGCTGCTCGGCCACGCCGTCGTCGACACCACAGGCGGCAGCAGCTTCGCCGGCGCGAAGGTCCAACCCTTCGACGAGTCGGCCGGCACGCTCTTCGGCGCCGCCCGAACGATTCCCGGCGATTGCCTCGCCGTCTCCGGCGGCTGGTCCCCGGCGATCCATCTCGCCAGCCAGGCCGGCGCGCAGGCCCGCTGGGACGACCGCCTCCAGGCCTTCCTGCCGCCCGAGCCCGGAAGCTCCTGGACCGGTACCGGCGCCTTCCTAGGCCGCTTTGGCACCGCCGAAGCCCTTGCGGACGGCATCGAGGCGGGCGGCGGTTCGGTCGATCTCCCCACGGTCGACGATGACGCCCCCGACCTCGCCCCGGCTCCGGTCTTCGAGATCAGGCCAGCCGGAGGCAAGGGCTCCAAGGCCTTCGTCGACTTCCAGCACGACGTCACCGCCGAGGACGTGCGGCTCGCCCACCGCGAGGGCTTCGTCTCGGTCGAGCACCTCAAGCGCTACACCACGCTCGGCATGGCGACCGACCAGGGCCGCACCTCCAACGTGCCCGGCCTCGCCATCATGGCCGGCGCGCGCGGCATGGCGATCCCCGATGTCGGCACCACCCGCTTCCGTCCGCCCTTCTCGCCGGTCTCGATCGGCGCGCTGGCCGCCGAGCGCTTCGGCGACCTGAAGCCGCACCGCCTGACGCCGATGCACGACTGGCACCTCGAGGAAGGTGCCACGATGCAAGCGGCCGGCCTCTGGCACCGGCCGATGATCTACGGCCATCCGGGCGAGACGGTCGAGCAGGCCTATGTGCGGGAGGCGAAGGCCGTGCGCGAAAACGTCGGCATCGTCGATGTCTCCACCCTCGGCAAGATCATGGTCCAGGGCCCCGACGCCGGCGCCTTCCTCGACCGGGTCTACACGAACATGTTCTCCACCCTGCCCGTCGGCAAGGCGCGCTACGGCCTCATGCTGCGCGAGGACGGTTTTGCCTTCGACGACGGCACCACGTGGCGCCTCGCCGAGACCGACTTCCTGATGACGACCACCACGGCCAATGCCGGCAAGGTCATGCAGCACCTCGAATACCTGCTCGACGTCGCCTGGCCCGACCTCAAGGTGATCCTCACCTCCGTCACCGACCAGTGGGCCGGCGCCGCGATCGCCGGGCCCGACGCGCGCAAGGTCCTTCAGGCCTGCGTCAACGGCACGGACGTGGACGATGCCGCGCTGCCCTTCATGGGCACCGTGCACGGCGAGATCGACGGCGTGCCGGTCATGATCTGCCGCCTCTCCTTCTCCGGCGAACTTGCCTACGAGGTCTATTGCGGCGCCGGCCACGGCCAGCAGGTCTGGGACACGCTGCTGGAAGCCGGCAAACCATTCGCGATGGTGCCCTACGGCCTGGAGGCACTAGGCACCCTGCGCATCGAGAAGGGCCACGTCACCGGCGCCGAGATCGACGGCCGCACCACCGCGCGCGACCTGCATCTCGGCTGGATGCTGTCGAAAAAAAAACCCTTCGTCGGCTCCGCCATGATGGACCGCGAAGGCCTCGTCGCCGACGACCGGCTCCAGCTCGTCGGCCTGATCGCGCTCGACAACCGTCCGCTCAAGGGCGGCGCCCATCTGGTCGCCCACGCCGACCGCGCGCTGCGCGATTCCATCGGCCACGTCACCTCCGTCTGCTTCTCCCCCGCGCTCGGCAAATACATCGCACTCGCGCTGGTGAAGGGCGGCAAGTCGCGCCACGGCACCCGCGCCTTCATCTCCGATCCGATCCGCAGGCGCTACGGCGCGGTCGAGATCGTCAGCCACCATTTCTTCGATCCGGACGGGAGCCGCATGCATGGCTGA
- a CDS encoding nitroreductase — protein MLAPDKRKETIDEADIVDEAITSRRSVRAFLPDPVDEAVVRDILQVASRAPSGTNMQPWKVWVFSGAKKQEITDAVMNSGIRAEKAKWDEYKYYPDQFFEPYYARRRAVGFALYGALGIGKRDVDQMRAQHDRNFVFFDAPVGMIFTIDRRLNHGSWIDHGMFLQSIMIAARGRGLHTCPQAAFAPYHRQIRPVLGIPDEEIVTCGMALGYEDTSKPENRLRTERVPLEEFVTFVK, from the coding sequence ATGCTGGCTCCAGACAAGCGGAAAGAGACGATCGACGAGGCCGACATCGTCGACGAAGCGATCACTTCGCGCCGTTCCGTGCGGGCTTTCTTGCCCGATCCGGTGGACGAGGCGGTGGTGAGGGACATCCTGCAGGTGGCGAGCCGCGCGCCGTCGGGCACCAACATGCAGCCGTGGAAGGTCTGGGTGTTTTCCGGCGCCAAGAAGCAGGAGATCACCGACGCGGTGATGAATTCCGGCATCCGCGCCGAAAAGGCCAAATGGGACGAGTACAAGTATTATCCCGACCAGTTCTTCGAGCCATATTACGCGCGGCGCCGCGCGGTGGGTTTCGCGCTCTACGGCGCGCTCGGCATCGGCAAGCGCGACGTCGACCAGATGCGCGCCCAGCACGACCGCAACTTCGTGTTCTTCGACGCGCCGGTGGGCATGATCTTCACCATCGACCGCCGGCTGAACCATGGCTCGTGGATCGACCACGGCATGTTTTTGCAGTCGATCATGATCGCGGCGCGGGGCAGGGGGCTGCACACCTGCCCGCAGGCGGCATTCGCGCCCTATCACCGGCAGATCCGGCCGGTGCTCGGCATCCCCGACGAAGAGATCGTCACCTGCGGCATGGCGCTGGGCTACGAGGACACCTCGAAGCCGGAGAACAGGCTGCGCACGGAGCGGGTGCCGCTGGAGGAGTTCGTCACGTTCGTGAAGTGA
- a CDS encoding L,D-transpeptidase, with product MANEVMKEISDLKPGEFTWHPDRQPTGPVAVVVSIPEQRVHVYRNGVRIAASTCSTGKPGHETPTGVFVVLQKDKHHRSSTYNNAPMPNMNRLTWSGIALHAGNLPGYPASHGCIRLPMAFSEKLFEITHLGTPVIIAGSHSDPWELTHPGMVLSGYAEKEFEQVEAGLEGKKHPKDWVEAESYPVTSIVVSSADKRIDLIENGEVVAEGRATISGAGRLGSHVFVLNGGHGAIQGMHWTAISHNSDAGGFFQPEERALNRVSADQAFLRAMRARLHAGMVFILTDVPLHPERRSGRDFVIMS from the coding sequence ATGGCCAACGAGGTCATGAAGGAGATATCCGATCTGAAACCAGGCGAGTTCACCTGGCATCCCGACAGACAACCGACTGGGCCAGTCGCCGTGGTGGTCTCCATTCCCGAACAGCGCGTCCATGTCTATCGCAATGGCGTGAGAATCGCGGCCTCGACGTGCTCGACGGGAAAGCCCGGCCACGAGACGCCGACTGGAGTGTTCGTGGTGCTGCAGAAGGACAAGCATCACCGGTCAAGCACCTACAACAATGCGCCAATGCCCAATATGAACCGACTGACCTGGTCGGGCATCGCGCTACATGCGGGCAACCTACCAGGCTACCCGGCGTCGCACGGGTGCATACGGCTACCGATGGCGTTCTCGGAGAAGCTGTTCGAAATCACACATCTCGGCACGCCGGTGATCATTGCCGGATCTCATTCCGATCCGTGGGAACTCACTCATCCCGGCATGGTGCTCTCCGGCTATGCCGAGAAAGAATTCGAGCAGGTCGAAGCCGGACTCGAGGGAAAGAAGCATCCGAAGGATTGGGTCGAGGCGGAATCCTATCCGGTAACGTCGATCGTCGTATCGTCGGCGGACAAGCGGATTGACCTGATCGAGAATGGAGAAGTTGTCGCGGAAGGCCGTGCAACCATTTCAGGCGCCGGTCGCCTCGGCAGCCATGTCTTCGTGCTCAACGGGGGGCATGGCGCTATCCAGGGTATGCACTGGACTGCGATAAGCCACAACAGCGACGCCGGCGGCTTCTTTCAGCCGGAAGAGCGCGCTCTCAATCGGGTTTCCGCCGATCAGGCGTTCCTTAGGGCAATGCGTGCGCGGCTTCATGCCGGAATGGTGTTCATTCTGACCGACGTGCCGCTCCATCCGGAGCGCCGGTCAGGGCGCGACTTTGTCATCATGTCTTGA
- a CDS encoding helix-turn-helix domain-containing protein produces the protein MPGPTGDVLLAGDLRALRKARRMTLADLGARLDRSVGWLSQVERGLSDPSVEDLKRLAQAFGVPLGLFFRHEAPHEREMGVVVRAGRRRSLGSSESGLTEELLSPDLGGSFELVRSEFAPGARLSEPALRQTEEAGYVASGRFDVEIDGTWHELGPGDSFRFRQKPFRWRNPGLEPAVVIWAISPPVY, from the coding sequence ATGCCGGGCCCAACCGGTGACGTGCTTCTGGCGGGAGACCTGCGCGCCCTGCGCAAGGCGCGCCGGATGACGCTCGCCGATCTCGGCGCGCGGCTCGACCGCTCGGTGGGCTGGCTGAGCCAGGTCGAGCGCGGCCTGTCCGATCCCTCCGTCGAGGACCTGAAGCGCCTGGCGCAGGCCTTCGGCGTGCCGCTCGGCCTGTTCTTCCGCCACGAGGCGCCACACGAGCGCGAAATGGGCGTCGTGGTGCGCGCCGGCCGCCGCCGCTCGCTCGGTTCCAGCGAGAGCGGCCTCACGGAGGAACTCCTCTCCCCCGATCTCGGCGGCAGCTTCGAGCTGGTGCGGTCCGAATTCGCCCCCGGCGCGCGCCTGTCCGAACCCGCCCTGCGGCAGACCGAGGAAGCCGGCTACGTCGCCTCCGGCCGCTTCGACGTCGAGATCGACGGCACCTGGCACGAACTCGGACCCGGCGACAGTTTCCGCTTCAGGCAAAAACCCTTCCGCTGGCGCAATCCGGGCCTCGAGCCCGCGGTCGTCATCTGGGCGATCTCGCCGCCGGTCTATTGA
- a CDS encoding WD40/YVTN/BNR-like repeat-containing protein — translation MAKRVLVLIGTKKGLFIAESDEARKDWSLRGPYCNTWPINHAVADPATDAIHAAGGNEWFGPAVWTSMDLGETWTHSSEGLAYAEGEEPVASAWSLAPGHGGLYAGVQPAGLFRSEDGGKSWSHVKGLRDHPTRPHWNPGGAGLILHSLVPHPEDENRMWVGISSAGVFGTDDGGKTWEPRNKGTRADFFPEDQRYPEFGQCVHCVVLAPGTDQLLYQQNHCGMYRSDDGGRTWESIEAGLPSTFGFPTAAHPRDPKTVYMIPLNGAELGRFVPDAKAAVWRTRDGGKTWQDMRAGLPQENAYFGVLRQAMATDRLEPAGVYFGTGGGEFYASVDEGETWAPVAGHLPAISSVETFVIER, via the coding sequence ATGGCGAAACGCGTGCTGGTGCTCATCGGCACCAAGAAGGGCCTGTTCATCGCCGAGAGCGACGAGGCCCGGAAGGACTGGTCGCTGCGCGGCCCCTATTGCAACACCTGGCCGATCAACCATGCCGTCGCCGACCCGGCGACCGACGCGATCCATGCGGCGGGCGGCAACGAGTGGTTCGGCCCGGCGGTGTGGACCTCCATGGACCTCGGCGAGACCTGGACGCATTCGAGCGAGGGCCTGGCCTACGCGGAAGGCGAGGAGCCGGTGGCCTCGGCGTGGAGCCTGGCGCCCGGCCATGGCGGCCTCTATGCGGGCGTGCAGCCGGCGGGGCTCTTCCGCAGCGAGGACGGCGGCAAGAGCTGGAGCCACGTGAAGGGCCTGCGCGACCATCCGACACGGCCGCACTGGAACCCCGGCGGCGCCGGGCTGATCCTGCATTCGCTGGTGCCGCATCCGGAGGACGAAAACCGCATGTGGGTGGGCATCTCGTCGGCCGGCGTGTTCGGCACCGACGACGGCGGCAAGACCTGGGAGCCGCGCAACAAGGGCACGCGGGCGGACTTCTTCCCCGAGGACCAGCGCTATCCGGAATTCGGCCAGTGCGTGCACTGCGTGGTGCTGGCGCCGGGCACGGACCAGCTGCTCTACCAGCAGAACCATTGCGGCATGTACCGCTCCGACGACGGCGGGCGCACGTGGGAGAGCATCGAGGCGGGCCTGCCCTCGACCTTCGGGTTCCCGACGGCGGCACATCCGCGCGACCCCAAGACCGTCTACATGATCCCGCTCAATGGCGCCGAACTCGGGCGCTTCGTGCCCGATGCGAAGGCCGCGGTGTGGCGCACGCGCGACGGCGGAAAGACCTGGCAGGACATGCGCGCCGGACTGCCGCAGGAGAACGCCTATTTCGGCGTGCTGCGCCAGGCTATGGCGACCGACAGGCTGGAGCCGGCGGGCGTCTATTTCGGCACCGGCGGCGGCGAGTTCTACGCCAGCGTCGACGAGGGCGAGACCTGGGCGCCGGTCGCCGGCCACCTGCCGGCGATCTCGTCGGTGGAAACCTTCGTCATCGAGCGATAG
- a CDS encoding MarR family winged helix-turn-helix transcriptional regulator: MSKGQSPSFATTLEVRDACLCLHVQRAARSLARLFDEAFRPVGLTNGQFSLLMSLNRPGPARMREVAALLAMDRTTLTAALKTLERRGLLAVDVDPEDRRGRLLTLTDTGRETLVRAVPIWREKHAELEEGIADPHGLRAALLGIS, encoded by the coding sequence ATGTCAAAAGGTCAATCCCCGAGTTTTGCTACGACGCTGGAGGTTCGCGACGCGTGCCTGTGCCTGCACGTGCAGCGCGCCGCGCGCTCTTTGGCGCGGCTTTTCGACGAGGCGTTCCGGCCCGTCGGCCTCACCAACGGCCAGTTCTCGCTCCTGATGTCGCTAAACCGCCCGGGCCCCGCCCGCATGCGCGAGGTCGCAGCCCTGCTCGCCATGGACCGCACGACGCTCACGGCGGCGCTGAAGACGCTGGAGCGGCGCGGCCTGCTCGCGGTCGACGTCGATCCCGAAGACCGCCGCGGCCGCCTCCTCACCCTGACCGACACCGGCCGCGAGACGCTTGTCCGCGCCGTCCCGATCTGGCGGGAAAAGCACGCCGAACTGGAAGAAGGCATCGCCGATCCGCACGGCCTGCGAGCGGCGCTGCTGGGGATTTCGTAA
- the soxG gene encoding sarcosine oxidase subunit gamma family protein, with protein MAEQVSPLGPAWVPGRHGRADGEPGVVLSETRPGSIVQAAAFPGSEKAIIAAIRKAAGLSLPDGAGGGVATDTKAAFGIAPGRFLVVDQSEGLADRLRAAIKPAEGAVTDLSHGRTAIRVSGPLAEWVLAKLFAIDFSLTALPLAAASATQHHDILAQIQRTGPESFDLYVFRSLARSFWMMLCHAAEEVGYEVR; from the coding sequence ATGGCTGAGCAGGTCTCTCCCCTCGGCCCAGCGTGGGTCCCGGGCAGGCACGGCCGCGCCGACGGCGAACCGGGGGTCGTTCTGTCGGAAACGCGTCCCGGCTCCATCGTCCAGGCCGCCGCCTTCCCCGGCAGCGAAAAGGCGATCATCGCCGCGATCAGAAAGGCGGCCGGCCTTTCCCTGCCCGACGGTGCCGGCGGCGGCGTCGCCACCGACACGAAAGCAGCCTTCGGCATCGCCCCGGGCCGCTTCCTTGTCGTCGACCAGTCCGAAGGCCTCGCCGACCGCCTCCGTGCCGCCATCAAACCGGCCGAAGGCGCCGTCACCGACCTCTCCCACGGCCGCACCGCCATCCGCGTCTCGGGCCCCCTCGCAGAATGGGTGCTCGCAAAACTCTTCGCGATCGACTTTTCGCTGACCGCCTTACCCCTCGCCGCCGCCAGCGCCACCCAGCACCACGACATCCTGGCCCAGATCCAGCGCACCGGCCCGGAAAGCTTCGACCTCTATGTCTTCCGCTCCCTAGCCCGATCCTTCTGGATGATGCTGTGCCATGCGGCGGAGGAAGTTGGATACGAGGTGCGGTAG